The following nucleotide sequence is from Aneurinibacillus soli.
GAATTGGACGGAACAGATGAAAAAAATAGACAAGAACTTGAATACAAAGAAAAAAATATTGGGTCACTTCCACCTTATAATGGAATGCTAGAATCTGACATAAGCAAAAGTAGCTGGGGTTCACCTACTTCTATAGAGTATTCTAAAAATTATGACCAAATGAGACCTGATCGAAGATACAAGTGGTATAAATGGATCACTAAGGATAGTAATGGGCGAATAACTGAAATTAAATCTCTAGTGGTTGAACAAGGTAGCGTTCTTGGTGATCCAGCTATGAGTAAATACTACCAACAATAGAGAATGAAAATAAAAAATAGGGAGGGAATTCATGTCGGAAGAACAAGGTGGGAAAGTCATACATATACCAGCTGCTTTAGAAAGATGTAAAGAATTATTTTCTCTAACAGATCAATACATTGATTTCTTGTATCAAACAACACACCACTCCGGTATTCCAGAGCCTACGAACAATACCGAGCTTGTTAAGATAGCTACGTTACTAAAAATCAATGGATTAGTAGTTTTAATAAATCTTTTACTTAGACATGATCACTGGGAAGAAGCTAAGATATTGAATCGTTCACTTTTTGAATTGTTACTACACACCGAAGAGATATTTCGTGTAGAAAAAGAAATTGAGAAGAAAGTAGAGAAGTTTTTGCTATTTAATGAATTACAAGAGTATCGAAAAATAAGAGCAGAGATAGAATATGACCTAAAAACAGATAGGTTTTCAAATCCCGAAAAGGTTCAACAAGTTATCGATACTATGGACTTAATAGCAAAAAAGCAATTCAGGACATTTCTAAGAACTGATCGAAAGAAAAACCTAACATACTGGGAAAATGAAGATAAAGAAATCATGAATGAAGCTATTTTAATGCTCACCTTTGCTCAAGAAACTTTACTATTAGTTCTCGATATTTGCCCAAATTTAGATGTAGAGAGGTTCTTAAAAATTACTGCAGATATAAAAGAAATGGTACATAGAGGGTAATAAAAAGGATACATTGCCTAGAAAGAAGATTAGCTCCGTGGTATCCCTATCCCTAACAATTAAAATTAATCCTAGGCGTATTGGTAGGACGTCATATTAGTGAAAGCAACATAAACCCAGTTATCGGTGGTTCCCTGTTGGAAACGTAGCCTGTAAACTGATTTATTTGTTTCCCCTTCTTATGTAGAGAAATTCTACGAGATGGGGCTTTTTCTTTGTTCGGGATTAATGATACTTCCCGCCAGCCACACATAAAAAGCGGATTCAGCGTTACCGCGAGAACCGCAAGCTGTTTCTTGATCAACACGCGGACGGTTTCTTGAACTTACAAAACCGTTTTTCACCTATACACAGCGCGACCAATGGATTCTCAACGTGGAGACAGGCATGGGATAAGGTGTTTGAGGGTTTCCACTCAAACTGTGCTAGGAGCGGGATCGGGCGGGGCAACGGAACGCCTGTACGCGACTCCACAGCGGAAGGGGGCAGGCGAACGGGTCTTTGCCCACAAGCTTCGATGCGAATACATCGCGGGGCACCTTTTGTGGGCGAGTTCGCTTGGCACCTGGAGCGGACAGTCTATACTTCCCTGTAAGCGTACCGAAGTGACGAGGCCCCGCCCGATACCGCTTCCCCACCACACGTTGTCGATACCACAAAAAAAGCTGTCCCGTTCGCCATGTTCTGGCTCTTGGGACAGCTTCCCTCTTATTTTGCTGAGACAGTAAGCATTGCCTGCATATCTTCCTGTGCATTTGTAATCAGCTTCAGACCAAATGCCTCTTGAAGAACATTCAGTACACCTGGTGTGACGAATTCCGGCGGTTTTGGACCGATGCGGATATCCTGGATGCCAAGGCTGAACAAGCCAAGCAGGATCGCCACTGCTTTTTGTTCAAACCAGGACAGAACGATGCTAACTGGCAGTTCATTGACTGTACAGCCGAATGCATCTGCGAGTGCCAGTGCGATTTTCACTGTGGAACCGGAGTTGTTGCACTGACCAAGGTCGATATAGCGCGGAATGTTAGTGCCCGGTACTGTACCATAATCCACATCGTTGAAACGGAACTTACCACAAGATGTAGTCAGGATCACAGTGTCTTGCGGAAGCGAGGTTGCCAGCTCCCGGTAGTATTCGCCGCCTTTGCCCGGTGCATCACAGCCTGCGATGACGAAGAAGCGCTGGATTTTGCCTGCTTTTACGGCATCGATAATTTCCGGTGCAATGCCGATAACCGTCTCATGATGGAAGCCAGTTGTCAGTTTTTGCTCGGATTCGATGTTGGCTTCCGGCAGTTCAAGTGCGCGCTGGATAAGCGCGGTGAAGTCATCATTTTCTACCTTCGTTACACCTTCAAGCCCTGCGATATCGTAAGAGAAGAAACGGTCTGCGTATGTGCCTTTGATTGGCATAACACAGTTCGTTGTGGCAAGAATCGCACCTGGGAACTCTTCGAACAGGCGGCGCTGGTCAAACCATGCTTTTCCGATGTTGCCTTTCAGGTGCGGGTATTTCTTAAGCTCTGGATAGCCGTGTGCTGGTAGCATCTCGGAGTGTGTATAGATATTAATGCCTTTGCCCTCAGATTGCTTAAGCAGTTCTTCAAGCGCAAACAAATTGTGTCCGGTTACGATGATACATTTGCCTTCAATTTTATTCTGGGATACTTGTACCGGCTGCGGGATGCCGAAGCGGTCTGTGTGAGCGCGGTCGAGTACATCCATAATACGAACAGCTGCCTGGCCAACCTTCATCGCCATGTTAATATGTTCCTGAGTGTTAAAGTTGGAATTTGTCAGCGTCATATACAGCGCTTCTTGCGTGGTTTCTTCCACGAATGGATCGGTATAGCCAAGCTGACGTGCGTGTGTCGCATATGCTGCGATTCCTTTTAACCCAAAGATCATAATGTCTTGCAAACTAGCAATGTCCTCGTTTTTGCCGCATACCCCGATTACTTTACAGCCGCCGCTTGGCGTTTGTTCACATTGATAACAGAACATCCCTTATATCCCCCTTTACGAGTTCGCTTCTCTTCTAAAGTGGAGAAGCACCGTATACGTATACTATAATTGAGGGGAAGGAATGCGAATGTGATACATGTCACACGACGGGACTGTTCACAAAATTGCCCTATTGTGCGGCCGCCAGTTTTTCGATGGCTTCTTTAATGTGTGTCGCTGCTTCTTCATGTTTGATGCCGTCTTCGAGCTGGACAGGTGGGCCGAATACAACGCCTGCCGGCTGGAACCAGCCGCGTTTGGCTCCATGAATGTATACAGGAACAACCGGTGCTTTGCTTTTGCTAACGATAAAGCCGATGCCTTTCTTCGCTTCCTGCATCTCACCGTTCTGGGAGCGGGTGCCTTCGATGAAGATGGAGAACAAGCCACCGTCTTGAATGAGCTTCAACGTATATTTAAGTGATTTGAGGTCAGCTTGTCCGCGCTTTACGGGGAAAGCTCCCATCTCAGTGATGAGCCAGGCGAAGAAGCGCTTGTGGAATAATTCCTCTTTGGCCATGATGTACATTTTACGCGGTGTATGAGTGCCGACCAATAATGAATCGTAGTTGCTCGTGTGATTCATTGCCAGAATGCAGCCGCCTTCGCGCGGGATATTTTCAATTCCGTCAATGCGAACACGGAAGCGGATATGCAGCCACAACTTTACGCAATTTCGGACGATTGTATAAACCATATCTTTTAACTCCTCTATAATGTTTTTTCTGATTATAGCATGAGATTTTAGTACCTGATACTAATTTGAAGAAATTCTTTCATGAACAATGGTTGGAAAAGGAGTGGCATGATGACGGAAAAACAATACGGCATTATATTTGACATGGATAATACGCTGCTACAGTCTCG
It contains:
- a CDS encoding DUF5677 domain-containing protein produces the protein MSEEQGGKVIHIPAALERCKELFSLTDQYIDFLYQTTHHSGIPEPTNNTELVKIATLLKINGLVVLINLLLRHDHWEEAKILNRSLFELLLHTEEIFRVEKEIEKKVEKFLLFNELQEYRKIRAEIEYDLKTDRFSNPEKVQQVIDTMDLIAKKQFRTFLRTDRKKNLTYWENEDKEIMNEAILMLTFAQETLLLVLDICPNLDVERFLKITADIKEMVHRG
- the hcp gene encoding hydroxylamine reductase, producing MFCYQCEQTPSGGCKVIGVCGKNEDIASLQDIMIFGLKGIAAYATHARQLGYTDPFVEETTQEALYMTLTNSNFNTQEHINMAMKVGQAAVRIMDVLDRAHTDRFGIPQPVQVSQNKIEGKCIIVTGHNLFALEELLKQSEGKGINIYTHSEMLPAHGYPELKKYPHLKGNIGKAWFDQRRLFEEFPGAILATTNCVMPIKGTYADRFFSYDIAGLEGVTKVENDDFTALIQRALELPEANIESEQKLTTGFHHETVIGIAPEIIDAVKAGKIQRFFVIAGCDAPGKGGEYYRELATSLPQDTVILTTSCGKFRFNDVDYGTVPGTNIPRYIDLGQCNNSGSTVKIALALADAFGCTVNELPVSIVLSWFEQKAVAILLGLFSLGIQDIRIGPKPPEFVTPGVLNVLQEAFGLKLITNAQEDMQAMLTVSAK
- a CDS encoding lysophospholipid acyltransferase family protein, whose protein sequence is MVYTIVRNCVKLWLHIRFRVRIDGIENIPREGGCILAMNHTSNYDSLLVGTHTPRKMYIMAKEELFHKRFFAWLITEMGAFPVKRGQADLKSLKYTLKLIQDGGLFSIFIEGTRSQNGEMQEAKKGIGFIVSKSKAPVVPVYIHGAKRGWFQPAGVVFGPPVQLEDGIKHEEAATHIKEAIEKLAAAQ